A DNA window from Camelina sativa cultivar DH55 chromosome 13, Cs, whole genome shotgun sequence contains the following coding sequences:
- the LOC104736530 gene encoding transmembrane 9 superfamily member 9, translating into MAMEFYRSSRRLQFLGSVILLLFIHAAHSFYLPGVAPQDFEKGDELKVKVNKLTSIKTQLPYSYYSLPFCRPKKIVDSTENLGEVLRGDRIENAPYSFKMREAQMCNVLGRVTLDAKSAKAFKEKIDDEYRVNMILDNLPLVVPIERIDPGQGSPSVVYQLGYHIGLKGQYEGSKEQKYFMHNHLAFTVRYHRDVQTDAARIVGFEVKPFSVKHEYEGQWSEKTRLTTCDPHTKRLVVSSATPQEVENKKEIIFTYDVDFQESEVKWASRWDAYLLMSDNQIHWFSIVNSLMIVLFLSGMVAMIMLRTLYRDISRYNELETQEEAQEETGWKLVHGDVFRPPSNSDLLCVYVGTGVQCLGMVLVTMIFAMLGFLSPSNRGGLMTAMLLLWVFMGLFAGYASSRLYKMFKGTEWKRIAFRTAFLFPAVVSAIFFVLNALIWGQKSSGAVPFGTMFALIFLWFGISVPLVFVGAYIGFKKPPLDDPVKTNKIPRQIPEQAWYMNPVFSILIGGILPFGAVFIELFFILTSIWLNQFYYIFGFLFLVFVILMVTCAEITIVLCYFQLCSEDYLWWWRSYLTSGSSAVYLFLYAAFYFFTKLQITKLVSAMLYFGYMLIASYAFFVLTGTIGFYACLWFTRLIYSSVKID; encoded by the exons ATGGCTATGGAGTTTTATAGAAGTTCAAGGAGATTACAATTCCTTGGATctgtgattcttcttctcttcatccaTGCCGCTCACTCTTTTTACCTCCCCGGTGTCGCTCCTCAGGATTtcgaaaag GGAGATGAGTTGAAGGTGAAAGTGAACAAGTTGACATCTATTAAGACTCAGCTTCCGTATTCGTATTACTCTCTTCCTTTTTGCCGTCCTAAGAAGATTGTTGACAGTACTGAGAATCTTGGTGAAGTGCTTCGTGGTGACCGGATCGAAAACGCTCCTTATTCG TTTAAAATGCGTGAAGCACAAATGTGTAATGTTCTCGGCCGTGTCACGCTTGATGCCAAGTCTGCCAAGGCATTCAAagagaagattgatgatgagTATCGGGTCAACAT GATCCTTGATAACCTTCCTCTAGTGGTTCCAATTGAAAGAATTGATCCTGGTCAGGGTTCTCCCTCTGTTGTGTATCAGCTAGGCTATCATATCGGTCTTAAAGGGCAGTATGAGGGG AGCAAAGAGCAAAAGTACTTTATGCACAATCACTTGGCTTTCACTGTCCGGTATCACAGAGATGTGCAAACCGATGCTgcaaggattgtgggatttgaggtCAAACCATTCAG TGTCAAGCATGAATACGAGGGACAATGGAGTGAGAAGACCCGTTTGACTACCTGTGATCCTCACACTAAACGCCTGGTTGTTAGCTCAGCTACACCTCAAGAAGTCGAAAACAAGAAGGAAATTATCTTCACATATGATGTTGATTTTCAG GAAAGTGAAGTGAAGTGGGCGTCTAGATGGGATGCTTATCTTCTGATGAGCGACAATCAAATTCACTGGTTCTCTATTGTCAACTCTCTGATGATCGTCCTCTTCCTTTCTGGTATGGTAGCGATGATTATGCTGAGGACCCTTTACCGTGACATTTCACGGTACAACGAGCTTGAGACacaagaagaagctcaagaagagaCTGGGTGGAAACTCGTCCATGGTGATGTGTTCAGACCTCCATCCAATTCAGATCTTCTCTGTGTATATGTTGGCACAGGTGTCCAGTGTTTAGGTATGGTACTTGTCACTATGATCTTTGCCATGCTCGGATTTTTATCACCTTCCAACCGGGGAGGTCTTATGACAGCCATGCTCCTCCTCTGGGTCTTCATGGGCCTCTTTGCCGGTTACGCCTCTTCACGTCTCTACAAAATGTTCAAAGGAACAGAATGGAAGAGAATTGCCTTCAGAACAGCCTTCTTGTTCCCTGCAGTCGTCTCAGCCATCTTCTTTGTCCTAAACGCTCTTATCTGGGGACAAAAATCATCCGGAGCTGTTCCCTTTGGGACGATGTTTGCTCTTATCTTCCTCTGGTTTGGAATCTCAGTCCCTCTTGTCTTTGTTGGAGCTTACATCGGATTCAAGAAGCCACCGCTCGATGACCCCgtgaaaaccaacaaaatcccaCGTCAAATCCCAGAACAAGCTTGGTACATGAACCCAGTTTTCTCAATCCTTATCGGAGGAATCCTACCATTCGGTGCGGTCTTCATCGagctcttcttcatcctcacaTCCATCTGGCTCAACCAGTTCTACTACATCTTCGGTTTCCTATTCCTCGTCTTTGTGATCCTTATGGTCACCTGCGCAGAGATAACCATTGTTCTCTGCTACTTCCAGCTTTGCAGTGAAGACTATCTCTGGTGGTGGAGGTCTTACCTCACCTCAGGTTCTTCTGCGGTCTATCTCTTCCTATACGCTGCCTTCTATTTCTTCACAAAGCTCCAGATCACCAAGCTCGTCTCGGCTATGCTCTACTTCGGATACATGCTCATCGCCTCTTACGCGTTTTTTGTCCTGACCGGAACAATCGGTTTCTACGCTTGTCTCTGGTTCACAAGGCTCATCTATTCCTCGGTTAAGATCGACTGA